A genomic segment from Candidatus Zixiibacteriota bacterium encodes:
- a CDS encoding NAD/NADP octopine/nopaline dehydrogenase family protein, with protein MVEQERQDVTIVGGGSSTHVLIPFLSGAGFDVNILTRKPKEWSRKVDVQLHSIHGELQEEFSGSLTKISDNPAEVIPQASFVILCMPVCKYRFALHGLAPHLAKDKEVFVGTIYGQAGFNWMVDEIKKKFDLNNITTFAIGLIPWICRVIEYGKVGVTYGCKELNVVAVSPPNRFSELNDLLLKNICERWLKKGPFRQAANFLSLTLSVDNQIIHPSRCYGLFLKYDGKWANKEDIPYFYRDYDQKSADLLQELDADFSKIRDTIKAKYPQQDFQYMLDYLGLERLSYQSENTDIRESFTTSLTLGAIKPPTIQLESGEWIIDKDHRFFTDDIHYGLCIAKWIADQLALDVPTIDSIIDWAQQLRNEKIIEGNRLLLNSESLTSEFMSGIPPVYGLNSIDAILD; from the coding sequence ATGGTTGAACAAGAAAGACAAGATGTGACGATTGTCGGTGGTGGTAGTAGTACGCATGTTTTGATTCCTTTTCTTTCCGGTGCGGGTTTTGACGTCAACATTCTCACACGAAAGCCGAAGGAATGGTCCCGGAAGGTCGATGTTCAGTTGCACTCGATTCATGGGGAACTCCAGGAGGAGTTTAGTGGTTCCCTGACGAAAATCAGTGACAATCCGGCTGAAGTCATTCCACAGGCAAGTTTTGTGATTTTGTGCATGCCTGTATGCAAATATCGCTTCGCTCTTCACGGCCTGGCGCCGCATCTTGCGAAAGATAAAGAGGTGTTTGTCGGGACCATCTATGGTCAAGCAGGATTTAACTGGATGGTCGATGAGATCAAGAAGAAATTCGATTTGAACAATATCACCACCTTTGCCATCGGTTTGATTCCGTGGATTTGCCGGGTCATTGAGTATGGTAAGGTGGGAGTGACCTATGGTTGTAAGGAGCTCAATGTCGTGGCGGTGTCACCGCCGAATCGTTTCTCTGAACTCAATGACCTTTTGTTGAAGAATATTTGCGAGCGGTGGCTGAAAAAAGGACCTTTCCGACAGGCCGCCAATTTTTTGTCACTGACTCTGTCTGTCGACAACCAAATCATCCATCCTTCGCGTTGCTACGGTTTGTTTCTCAAATACGATGGAAAATGGGCGAACAAAGAAGATATCCCCTATTTTTACCGCGACTATGACCAAAAATCCGCCGACCTTCTACAGGAATTAGACGCGGATTTCTCTAAGATTCGAGATACCATCAAGGCAAAATATCCTCAGCAGGATTTCCAATACATGCTTGATTATTTGGGTCTTGAGCGACTCTCATACCAGTCGGAAAACACCGACATTCGCGAGTCATTCACGACTTCGCTGACGTTGGGAGCCATCAAACCACCCACCATTCAATTAGAAAGCGGCGAATGGATCATTGACAAGGACCACCGCTTCTTTACAGACGACATTCATTATGGCCTGTGCATCGCAAAATGGATTGCCGACCAACTAGCTCTGGACGTTCCCACCATTGATAGCATCATCGACTGGGCCCAGCAATTGCGCAATGAGAAAATCATCGAGGGGAATAGATTGTTATTGAACAGCGAAAGCCTGACCTCGGAATTCATGTCCGGCATTCCTCCGGTGTATGGACTCAACAGCATCGATGCCATACTGGACTAA